Proteins from a genomic interval of Papaver somniferum cultivar HN1 chromosome 4, ASM357369v1, whole genome shotgun sequence:
- the LOC113272071 gene encoding uncharacterized protein LOC113272071: MVGMLGLEEGNSSEEEVCKKETTPISSPRTPIDKLIIREKQRWNVNMVILQETKFLVINSTMSRTPWNRAGVELAYQPSIGASGGLCIMWRGEEFELLDRHDGVYSLAFLFKLRRTGQIWYSVGVYAPNNRKDIRILWRELGDIVGLWDFPGCIRGDFNTILFTEEKNRDCTINRGMSNFTKFIMDWNLIDLPLCGAIYTWTNGQVDPIFCRLDRFLINSRWEELFPDTIQSTKPRPVSDHTPILLITQGLRFGPSFYKFEHIWLEDPSLKDKITGWWNEFQVEGNPGYVL; this comes from the exons ATGGTGGGGATGTTAGGCTTAGAGGAAGGGAATTCAAGTGAGGAAGAGGTCTGCAAGAAAGAAACCACACCTATCTCATCTCCAAGGACCCCTATTGACAAGCTTATTATTAGGGAGAAGCAGAG GTGGAATGTCAACATGGTGATTCTTCAAGAAACAAAATTTCTTGTTATTAACAGTACTATGAGCAGAACTCCATGGAATCGAGCAGGGGTGGAATTAGCTTATCAACCATCCATTGGAGCTAGTGGAGGTTTATGCATAATGTGGAGGGGTGAGGAATTTGAACTTCTGGATAGGCATGACGGCGTCTACTCCTTAGCTTTCTTGTTTAAATTGAGAAGAACTGGTCAGATTTGGTACTCTGTGGGGGTATATGCACCGAATAATAGGAAGGACATACGAATTTTGTGGAGGGAACTTGGTGATATCGTGGGGCTTTGGGACTTTCCTGGCTGCATAAGAGGGGATTTCAACACCATCTTGTTTACAGAAGAGAAGAATAGGGATTGCACCATCAATAGAGGTATGAGTAATTTTACTAAGTTTATCATGGATTGGAATttgattgatctcccactgtgtgGTGCTATATACACTTGGACAAATGGACAGGTCGACCCTATTTTCTGTCGACTTGATAGGTTTTTAATTAATAGTCGTTGGGAGGAGTTATTTCCAGATACAATTCAATCGACTAAACCCAGACCGGTATCTGATCACACTCCAATACTTCTGATCACACAAGGGCTAAGGTTTGGACCCTCCTTCTACAAGTTCGAACATATTTGGCTTGAGGACCCATCTCTCAAGGACAAGATTACTGGTTGGTGGAATGAGTTCCAGGTAGAGGGGAATCCTGGATATGTCCTTTGA
- the LOC113274820 gene encoding uncharacterized protein LOC113274820, with translation MTKIIRRSSEVFSGRKIYNLMGRVNGKPMGRRILTGFEDELPNLFLSGRVDDDAVDITDDMVLEFFDGDQEKKPSSSATSSSGEDGGDEDDEGVVQNVEERKAFWENQHQLLHATIIKSSPLESSIRNATKQALKESKLITGTICKCGILIDGCRNCMLRHVSDRLCAAGFDAAVCKSKWRSFKNIPSGEHIYVDVMDNNSSSKKKGEAIRVVIELNFRAEFEMARANNEYKYLWAKLKDYAH, from the exons ATGACTAAGATCATCAGAAGATCATCAGAAGTTTTCTCAGGGAGAAAAATATATAATCTTATGGGTAGAGTTAACGGCAAGCCAATGGGTCGTAGGATTTTAACTGGATTTGAAGATGAATTACCAAACTTGTTTTTATCAGGTCGTGTTGATGATGATGCAGTGGATATTACGGATGATATGGTTTTGGAGTTTTTTGATGGTGATCAAGAGAAGAAACCGTCTTCATCGGCCACTTCTTCATCTGGTGAAGATGGAGGAGATGAGGATGACGAAGGGGTCGTACAGAACGTAGAGGAGAGAAAAGCTTTCTGGGAAAATCAACACCAACTTCTCCAT GCAACAATTATAAAAAGTAGTCCTCTGGAATCGAGTATCCGGAACGCGACCAAACAGGCTCTAAAGGAATCCAAGTTGATCACCGGAACTATTTGTAAATGTGGGATTTTAATCGATGGATGTCGGAACTGTATGCTGAGACATGTCTCCGATCGTTTATGTGCCGCTGGTTTCGATGCCGCAGTTTGCAAGTCTAAATGGAGAAGTTTTAAAAACATTCCATCAGGTGAACATATATACGTAGATGTGATGGACAACAATTCAAGTTCTAAGAAGAAAGGAGAAGCTATAAGAGTTGTAATCGAGTTAAATTTTAGGGCGGAATTCGAGATGGCCAGAGCAAACAATGAGTACAAGTATTTGTGGGCAAAGCTTAAAGATTACGCACATTGA